In Anaerosporomusa subterranea, one DNA window encodes the following:
- a CDS encoding metal-sensitive transcriptional regulator — MMTKEQLKKSVLQRLGTIKGHVAGIEKMVEENKNCEDILFQLSAITGAVNKLSAHILEQYAEACLEDVHIDDTNARQRIENLTKTMITMLKK, encoded by the coding sequence ATGATGACTAAAGAACAGTTGAAAAAAAGTGTGCTTCAGCGATTGGGTACGATTAAAGGTCATGTTGCCGGTATTGAAAAAATGGTGGAAGAAAATAAGAATTGCGAAGATATTCTGTTCCAATTAAGTGCAATAACCGGTGCTGTGAATAAACTAAGCGCCCATATCCTTGAACAATACGCAGAAGCTTGTTTGGAAGATGTTCATATCGATGATACCAATGCGCGTCAGCGCATCGAGAACTTAACGAAAACCATGATTACTATGCTGAAAAAATAA
- a CDS encoding 4Fe-4S binding protein, with protein MRSTIQPYLFWVLMGFLAVGIVYPVIGLAAILCMLAPVIMAPFKGRYWCGNFCPRGSFYDHVIAKISTKKPIPAVFRSTGFRVLMVLFIMGVFGVQMYSAWGDWSAMGAVFVRIILITTIVGIVLGVMFHQRTWCSFCPMGTMASWVSAKRRPMPLQVENSCVNCKLCTAACPLQLSPYAEKGSAEGFTHSDCLKCSRCIEKCPKKALSFKRV; from the coding sequence ATGAGGAGTACGATACAACCCTATTTGTTCTGGGTATTAATGGGTTTCCTAGCAGTAGGCATTGTTTACCCAGTGATTGGTTTGGCTGCAATCCTATGTATGTTGGCTCCAGTCATAATGGCTCCCTTCAAAGGTAGATATTGGTGTGGGAATTTTTGTCCCCGCGGCAGTTTTTATGATCACGTTATTGCAAAAATATCTACCAAGAAACCAATACCGGCGGTTTTTCGCAGTACCGGCTTCCGCGTATTGATGGTTCTGTTCATTATGGGTGTTTTTGGAGTGCAAATGTACTCTGCATGGGGTGATTGGTCCGCTATGGGAGCGGTGTTTGTACGGATTATCCTGATTACAACCATTGTTGGCATTGTACTGGGAGTAATGTTTCATCAGCGTACCTGGTGCTCCTTCTGCCCGATGGGCACGATGGCAAGCTGGGTCAGTGCTAAAAGAAGGCCCATGCCGTTACAGGTAGAAAACTCCTGTGTGAATTGTAAACTTTGTACTGCTGCATGTCCGCTGCAACTATCCCCTTATGCGGAAAAAGGAAGCGCAGAAGGATTCACACATAGCGATTGCCTGAAGTGCAGCCGTTGTATAGAGAAATGTCCCAAGAAAGCGTTGTCTTTTAAGCGGGTTTGA
- a CDS encoding methylenetetrahydrofolate reductase, translating to MLKQKILNKAAGILTYGLTPPKSNNTPEKISEIAGKQIERIRDLPLDGLLIYDIQDEADRIGDERPFPFLHTVDSAVYANDYLRELQMPKIIYRCVGKYSKPELAEWITGKSRQDKYSVFVGASAKQQQVNIGLPEAYQMRSELNPNLLLGGVLIPERHSKYHDEHLRMIDKMDKGCQYFISQAVYNVETTKNVLSDYYYHCQNHHIDMVPILINLTPCGSIKTLEFMKWLGVNIPKWLENDLMNSQDILDQSIMLSKQIFEELLDFAVGKGIPIGCSVESVSTRKVEIEASIQMVQDIQGLFARHLVARI from the coding sequence AAAAGATACTCAATAAGGCGGCCGGAATCCTGACATACGGATTAACTCCGCCGAAATCAAACAATACACCAGAGAAGATTAGCGAGATTGCGGGAAAACAGATTGAACGCATCCGCGATTTACCGCTTGATGGTCTGCTAATTTATGATATTCAAGATGAAGCGGATCGAATTGGCGACGAAAGGCCTTTCCCTTTCTTGCATACCGTTGATTCGGCTGTTTATGCGAATGACTATTTGCGAGAACTACAGATGCCAAAGATTATATATCGCTGTGTGGGCAAATATAGCAAACCTGAGTTGGCTGAATGGATTACCGGGAAGAGTAGACAGGATAAGTATTCGGTGTTCGTCGGTGCATCGGCTAAACAGCAACAGGTCAATATCGGGCTGCCTGAAGCCTATCAAATGCGGTCAGAACTAAATCCGAACCTGCTTTTGGGCGGAGTTTTAATCCCAGAGCGGCATAGCAAATATCACGATGAGCATTTGCGCATGATCGATAAAATGGATAAAGGCTGCCAGTATTTTATTTCGCAAGCGGTTTATAATGTCGAAACAACTAAAAATGTTCTATCCGACTATTACTACCATTGCCAGAACCATCATATCGACATGGTGCCGATACTGATAAATCTCACTCCCTGCGGCTCGATTAAAACCTTAGAATTCATGAAGTGGTTAGGGGTCAATATTCCGAAATGGCTAGAGAATGATTTGATGAATTCTCAAGATATATTGGATCAATCCATTATGCTTTCCAAACAGATATTTGAAGAATTGCTCGACTTTGCAGTAGGGAAAGGCATACCGATTGGCTGTAGTGTAGAGAGCGTTTCCACCCGGAAAGTTGAAATTGAGGCATCCATACAAATGGTGCAAGACATACAAGGTCTGTTTGCGCGTCATCTCGTTGCTCGAATCTGA